A window from Acropora palmata chromosome 14, jaAcrPala1.3, whole genome shotgun sequence encodes these proteins:
- the LOC141866792 gene encoding macrophage mannose receptor 1-like isoform X1, producing the protein MENLNHRWRFVTCFIVVVSGIFQTSSSHQCDLQSIPFFKDIGFALVGHVIDTRSHVQPYDCLWSCKANPSCFSVNIERVKQGPYRCELNNSTKEADRDNLIEKPGFEYIAFLIDVHRYGSGSYFQRAIFPDGWYLQKDALFKYFPTNKTWLDAKDFCQSIGGDLATISDADQNEFVYRNLIPPAKHNLSNGCTRSIADMIGCWLLDDTESEVILRKGPYYTDDDSNGITALYLDGNGSFADVPAVSLQFPAITIMCWLKVLEPAKTPGYVYADWSWPHQFAIWVHGNWKVLFFQFRNNNLEDVLAMYTGIPFNVWIHVAVTWDQANRTAKIFVNGQEKGSKTASVGLSSYEMRSNSHSYYQVGCKLDTTETFFGFVRNIKVLKRLLSNDEVEGEAAKNPRDTQLKAWLGLNDLAKEGNYVWNDGAMAKFSNWVYGKTAPESVDQDCAVMIQGDKISGGKWKNRRCTERHPFICRKSMTSAREE; encoded by the exons ATGGAAAACCTGAATCACCGTTGGCGTTTTGTTACTTGCTTCATTGTCGTAGTGAGTGGAATTTTCCAAACAAGTTCAAGTCACCAATGTGATTTACAGAGTATTCCTTTCTTCAAAGACATTGGGTTTGCCTTGGTCGGTCACGTGATAGACACAAGATCTCATGTGCAACCTTATGATTGTTTATGGAGCTGTAAAGCAAACCCAAGTTGCTTCTCGGTCAATATTGAAAGG GTAAAACAAGGACCTTACCGGTGCGAACTCAACAATTCCACGAAGGAAGCTGATCGTGATAATCTGATTGAAAAGCCTGGATTCGAGTATATCGCATTTTTG ATTGATGTGCATCGCTATGGAAGTGGCTCTTATTTTCAAAGAGCAA TTTTCCCAGACGGATGGTATTTACAAAAAGATGCTCTCTTCAAATATTTTCCTACCAATAAAACATGGCTGGATGCAAAAGACTTTTGTCAAAGTATTGGTGGTGATTTGGCAACCATTTCCGACGCAGatcaaaatgaatttgtttACAGAAATCTAATCCCTCCTGCAAAACACAATCTTTCCAACG GATGCACAAGATCAATAGCTGACATGATTGGTTGCTGGCTTCTAGACGACACTGAATCGGAAGTAAT CTTGAGAAAAGGACCTTACTACACGGATGACGACAGCAATGGTATAACTGCTCTGTACCTGGATGGCAACGGAAGCTTTGCAGACGTGCCTGCTGTCAGTCTCCAATTTCCCGCCATCACAATCATGTGCTGGTTAAAGGTCTTGGAACCCGCGAAAACTCCTGGGTATGTGTACGCTGATTGGTCGTGGCCACATCAATTCGCTATTTGGGTTCACGGCAATTGGAAAGTCTTATTCTTCCAATTCAGAAATAATAACTTAGAAGATGTGCTGGCTATGTACAC AGGAATTCCGTTCAATGTCTGGATTCACGTGGCAGTCACGTGGGACCAAGCCAATAGGACTGCTAAAATCTTCGTCAACGGTCAGGAGAAAGGAAGTAAAACGGCTTCTGTTGGTTTGTCGAGTTACGAGATGAGGAGCAATTCGCACAGTTACTATCAAGTCGGATGTAAGTTGGATACTACGGAGACGTTTTTTGGCTTCGTCAGGAACATCAAAGTGTTGAAAAGACTGCTAAGTAACGATGAAGTCGAGGGGGAAGCTG CGAAAAACCCTCGGGATACCCAATTAAAAGCATGGCTAGGACTAAATGATCTGGCGAAGGAGGGAAACTATGTGTGGAACGACGGAGCCATGGCAAAGTTTTCCAATTGGGTTTATGGGAAAACTGCCCCTGAGTCAGTTGACCAAGACTGTGCTGTTATGATCCAGGGAGATAAAATTAGTGGAGGAAAATGGAAGAATAGAAGATGTACAGAAAGACACCCATTTATTTGCAGGAAATCGATGACTTCAGCAAGGGAAGAGTAA
- the LOC141866792 gene encoding macrophage mannose receptor 1-like isoform X2 produces MENLNHRWRFVTCFIVVVSGIFQTSSSHQCDLQSIPFFKDIGFALVGHVIDTRSHVQPYDCLWSCKANPSCFSVNIERVKQGPYRCELNNSTKEADRDNLIEKPGFEYIAFLIDVHRYGSGSYFQRAIFPDGWYLQKDALFKYFPTNKTWLDAKDFCQSIGGDLATISDADQNEFVYRNLIPPAKHNLSNGCTRSIADMIGCWLLDDTESEVILRKGPYYTDDDSNGITALYLDGNGSFADVPAVSLQFPAITIMCWLKVLEPAKTPGGIPFNVWIHVAVTWDQANRTAKIFVNGQEKGSKTASVGLSSYEMRSNSHSYYQVGCKLDTTETFFGFVRNIKVLKRLLSNDEVEGEAAKNPRDTQLKAWLGLNDLAKEGNYVWNDGAMAKFSNWVYGKTAPESVDQDCAVMIQGDKISGGKWKNRRCTERHPFICRKSMTSAREE; encoded by the exons ATGGAAAACCTGAATCACCGTTGGCGTTTTGTTACTTGCTTCATTGTCGTAGTGAGTGGAATTTTCCAAACAAGTTCAAGTCACCAATGTGATTTACAGAGTATTCCTTTCTTCAAAGACATTGGGTTTGCCTTGGTCGGTCACGTGATAGACACAAGATCTCATGTGCAACCTTATGATTGTTTATGGAGCTGTAAAGCAAACCCAAGTTGCTTCTCGGTCAATATTGAAAGG GTAAAACAAGGACCTTACCGGTGCGAACTCAACAATTCCACGAAGGAAGCTGATCGTGATAATCTGATTGAAAAGCCTGGATTCGAGTATATCGCATTTTTG ATTGATGTGCATCGCTATGGAAGTGGCTCTTATTTTCAAAGAGCAA TTTTCCCAGACGGATGGTATTTACAAAAAGATGCTCTCTTCAAATATTTTCCTACCAATAAAACATGGCTGGATGCAAAAGACTTTTGTCAAAGTATTGGTGGTGATTTGGCAACCATTTCCGACGCAGatcaaaatgaatttgtttACAGAAATCTAATCCCTCCTGCAAAACACAATCTTTCCAACG GATGCACAAGATCAATAGCTGACATGATTGGTTGCTGGCTTCTAGACGACACTGAATCGGAAGTAAT CTTGAGAAAAGGACCTTACTACACGGATGACGACAGCAATGGTATAACTGCTCTGTACCTGGATGGCAACGGAAGCTTTGCAGACGTGCCTGCTGTCAGTCTCCAATTTCCCGCCATCACAATCATGTGCTGGTTAAAGGTCTTGGAACCCGCGAAAACTCCTGG AGGAATTCCGTTCAATGTCTGGATTCACGTGGCAGTCACGTGGGACCAAGCCAATAGGACTGCTAAAATCTTCGTCAACGGTCAGGAGAAAGGAAGTAAAACGGCTTCTGTTGGTTTGTCGAGTTACGAGATGAGGAGCAATTCGCACAGTTACTATCAAGTCGGATGTAAGTTGGATACTACGGAGACGTTTTTTGGCTTCGTCAGGAACATCAAAGTGTTGAAAAGACTGCTAAGTAACGATGAAGTCGAGGGGGAAGCTG CGAAAAACCCTCGGGATACCCAATTAAAAGCATGGCTAGGACTAAATGATCTGGCGAAGGAGGGAAACTATGTGTGGAACGACGGAGCCATGGCAAAGTTTTCCAATTGGGTTTATGGGAAAACTGCCCCTGAGTCAGTTGACCAAGACTGTGCTGTTATGATCCAGGGAGATAAAATTAGTGGAGGAAAATGGAAGAATAGAAGATGTACAGAAAGACACCCATTTATTTGCAGGAAATCGATGACTTCAGCAAGGGAAGAGTAA
- the LOC141866958 gene encoding methyltransferase-like protein 27 isoform X1, which translates to MAKKVGYNQRFLNLTIDSPVEESKLAYDEMAPVWDQVTIVIDLTIFPLGGKHTQPREALLVCTTKAQIMDNQGYKGHILCVEGFDRAVDSTEVFANPQKDIKILDVGAGTGAVGEMLKARGFTNVDALDISQEMLNLAAKRGLYKNFICAPLTDTRMEMIDTAEYDVVLCAGVIVYGQVKPGAIEECARFVKPGGLFIFSIRCDSYDPIDYGFSSTCQKLEETGKWRLALKEKRELHSNPVEERLRYCYLITYKVLQ; encoded by the exons ATGGCGAAGAAAGTAGGGTACAACCAGCGATTTCTTAACCTGACCATAGACTCGCCTGTGGAGGAATCCAAGCTGGCCTACGATGAAATGGCCCCTGTTTGGGATCAGGTAACTATCGTCATAGATTTGACGATATTTCCACTGGGCGGCAAACACACTCAACCCAGAGAAGCTCTTCTTGTTTGCACAACCAAAGCCCAG ATCATGGATAACCAAGGTTACAAAGGGCATATCCTCTGTGTGGAAGGATTCGATCGAGCCGTGGACTCAACGGAAGTGTTCGCCAATCCACAGAAAGACATAAAAATTTTGGATGTCGGCGCAGGAACTGGAGCCGTTGGTGAAATGTTAAAAGCTCGAGGTTTCACCAATGTCGATGCTTTAGATATTTCCCAAGAGATGTTGAATTTGGCTGCAAAAAGAGGCTTGTACAAGAATTTCATTTGCGCTCCATTGACAGACACGCGTATGGAAATGATAGATACCGCTGAATATGACGTCGTGTTGTGCGCGGGAGTTATAGTTTATGGGCAAGTAAAGCCAGGTGCCATCGAAGAGTGCGCGCGCTTTGTGAAACCTG GTGGTCTGTTTATCTTCTCTATCCGTTGCGACTCGTATGATCCGATAGACTACGGGTTTAGTTCAACGTGCCAAAAGCTGGAAGAAACAGGAAAATGGCGTCTCGCTCTGAAAGAGAAACGCGAGCTTCACAGCAACCCGGTCGAGGAACGTCTGCGATATTGTTATCTAATAACATATAAAGTATTACAGTGA
- the LOC141866958 gene encoding methyltransferase-like protein 27 isoform X2, whose protein sequence is MAKKVGYNQRFLNLTIDSPVEESKLAYDEMAPVWDQIMDNQGYKGHILCVEGFDRAVDSTEVFANPQKDIKILDVGAGTGAVGEMLKARGFTNVDALDISQEMLNLAAKRGLYKNFICAPLTDTRMEMIDTAEYDVVLCAGVIVYGQVKPGAIEECARFVKPGGLFIFSIRCDSYDPIDYGFSSTCQKLEETGKWRLALKEKRELHSNPVEERLRYCYLITYKVLQ, encoded by the exons ATGGCGAAGAAAGTAGGGTACAACCAGCGATTTCTTAACCTGACCATAGACTCGCCTGTGGAGGAATCCAAGCTGGCCTACGATGAAATGGCCCCTGTTTGGGATCAG ATCATGGATAACCAAGGTTACAAAGGGCATATCCTCTGTGTGGAAGGATTCGATCGAGCCGTGGACTCAACGGAAGTGTTCGCCAATCCACAGAAAGACATAAAAATTTTGGATGTCGGCGCAGGAACTGGAGCCGTTGGTGAAATGTTAAAAGCTCGAGGTTTCACCAATGTCGATGCTTTAGATATTTCCCAAGAGATGTTGAATTTGGCTGCAAAAAGAGGCTTGTACAAGAATTTCATTTGCGCTCCATTGACAGACACGCGTATGGAAATGATAGATACCGCTGAATATGACGTCGTGTTGTGCGCGGGAGTTATAGTTTATGGGCAAGTAAAGCCAGGTGCCATCGAAGAGTGCGCGCGCTTTGTGAAACCTG GTGGTCTGTTTATCTTCTCTATCCGTTGCGACTCGTATGATCCGATAGACTACGGGTTTAGTTCAACGTGCCAAAAGCTGGAAGAAACAGGAAAATGGCGTCTCGCTCTGAAAGAGAAACGCGAGCTTCACAGCAACCCGGTCGAGGAACGTCTGCGATATTGTTATCTAATAACATATAAAGTATTACAGTGA
- the LOC141866957 gene encoding cysteine protease ATG4D-like yields MAAFSGARSPNFSLFRTNLRQKPKDNKEGSDSDEDDLFDGEKLKTRLMSMWNNMRHGFVVPFKTNFNEDSPIWLLGRCYHARNHEFSSIHSSKKCQVLNMDEFQRDFYSLIWLTYRREIPHLGDSMLTTDCGWGCMLRSGQMMVATGLVYHLLKRDWRTTGRCHNRQQEHFYRTILKFFGDLEDEERCPFSLHRLVSIGKQTGKQAGDWYGPASVAHIFRLAMAGGSHPLLHGVNIYVAQDCTVYTDEVERLCTTCRTHNWNCSGSKWHSVIILVPVRLGGEALNPIYVPCVKSLLTLDHCIGIIGGRPKHSLYFVGFQDEKMVCLDPHYCQSSVDMSREDFPTESFHSLQPRTMAFKKMDPSCTIGFYCDSKADFEVFCRQTSEVLRPPMQRGDYPMFIFASHRKPLAPDNAVRTASLSESLLDSTRLEPEIDDVTQGTSHRVSTVSPSPPQEEYVVL; encoded by the exons atggcggcgtTTTCCGGTGCAAGAAGCCCAAACTTTAGCTTGTTTAGAACTAACCTCAGACAGAAACCCAAGGATAATAAAGAAGGCAGCGATAGTGACGAGGATGATTTATTCGATGGAGAAAAGCTGAAGACGAGGTTAATGTCGATGTGGAACAATATGCGACACG GTTTTGTTGTcccttttaaaacaaatttcaatgaaGATTCACCAATATGGCTTCTAGGAAGGTGTTATCATGCAAGAAACCATG aatTTAGTAGTATTCATTCATCAAAAAAATGTCAGGTTCTAAATATGGATGAATTCCAGCGAGACTTTTATTCGTTGATCTGGTTGACTTATCGACGTGAAATTCCTCACCTTGGGGACTCAATGTTAACCACTGACTGTGGTTGGGGTTGCATGCTGCGCAGTGGTCAAATGATGGTAGCTACTGGTCTGGTTTATCATCTTCTTAaaagag ACTGGAGAACTACTGGCCGATGTCACAACAGACAGCAAGAACACTTCTATAGAACA ATTCTTAAATTCTTTGGAGATTTGGAAGATGAGGAGCGTTGTCCATTTTCTCTCCATCGCCTTGTTTCTATTGGTAAACAGACAGGCAAACAAGCTGGTGATTGGTACGGACCAGCATCTGTCGCTCATATTTTTAG actAGCAATGGCAGGTGGAAGCCACCCTCTTCTCCATGGTGTAAATATTTATGTAGCTCAAGATTGTACAG TTTATACAGACGAGGTTGAACGTCTTTGCACTACCTGTAGAACACATAACTGGAACTGCTCTGGCAGCAAATGGCACtctgttattattttagtcCCTGTGCGGCTTGGAGGAGAAGCCCTCAATCCAATTTATGTACCCTGTGTTAAG TCTCTTCTTACTTTAGATCATTGTATTGGTATAATTGGCGGTCGACCGAAGCattctctttattttgttggttttcaaG ATGAAAAAATGGTTTGCTTGGATCCTCATTACTGCCAATCATCAGTGGACATGTCACGGGAAGATTTTCCCACAGAG TCATTTCACAGTTTACAGCCCAGGACAATGGCATTCAAGAAGATGGATCCTTCATGTACAATAGGATTTTATTGTGATTCTAAAGCAGATTTTGAGGTGTTTTGTCGGCAGACATCAGAA GTTTTGCGGCCGCCAATGCAACGCGGTGATTATCCCATGTTTATTTTTGCGTCACATCGTAAACCGCTGGCTCCAGATAATGCAGTGCGAACAGCAAGTCTATCTGAGAGCCTGCTGGACAGCACTAGACTTGAACCCGAGATCGATGATGTAACACAGGGTACCTCTCACCGGGTATCGACAGTCAGTCCCTCCCCACCCCAGGAAGAGTACGTCGTTCTTTGA